The following proteins are encoded in a genomic region of Arthrobacter jiangjiafuii:
- a CDS encoding V-type ATP synthase subunit A, with amino-acid sequence MGTVADSTSGPAKTGTITRVSGPLVEITGLPGLSMLEVVAVGPDRISAQAVSINGADATLQAYEYTGGLKAGDRVQRTGHQLSGLLGPGLLGTVFDGLLRPLSSAPLWLTQDRQSSAEDPAVLETAWNFTPSVSVGDTVQPGQVLGTVPEAGTIEFRVLVPPNISGEVQWLADGPVRPLDPVAHVGGTDVPLAQQWPVHRPRPFGERLTDVVPLQTGQRVLDLLFPVPRGAAAAVPGGFGTGKTLTLQQIAKWSDADVIVYVGCGERGNEMADVLDGLSGLDDPRTGGKLLDRTVIIANTSNMPMMAREASIATGVTVAEFFRDMGYDAVVIADSTSRWAEALREFANRNGDLPAEEGYPASLASELAAFYERASLVRTLGGATASVTVIGAVSPPGGDMSEPVTTDTQRFVRTLWTLDRDLAYSRHYPAVSWRGSFSRDADALGRWHAGHGDPLWAQRRASASLLLSEADRLTALAEIIGTASLPGHEQMVLLGGRLVRDGVLLQNALSPNDGYSSAEKGSALLQIVLDVVDVCQALVARGVPAADVERVDFTRILRLREDTGPTDADGVLARGRDFIRQLEQLHGSGPDENHGDGPGNGDTREQ; translated from the coding sequence ATGGGCACAGTAGCTGACAGCACATCCGGCCCGGCCAAAACCGGCACCATCACCCGGGTCAGCGGACCGCTGGTGGAAATCACCGGCCTGCCCGGACTCTCCATGCTGGAAGTGGTGGCCGTGGGACCGGACCGGATCTCCGCGCAGGCGGTGTCCATCAACGGCGCGGATGCCACCTTGCAGGCCTACGAGTACACCGGCGGGCTGAAGGCCGGCGACCGGGTCCAGCGCACCGGGCACCAGCTCTCCGGCCTGCTCGGTCCCGGGCTGCTGGGCACGGTGTTCGACGGCCTGCTCCGCCCGCTGTCCTCTGCGCCGCTGTGGCTGACCCAGGACCGGCAGTCATCAGCGGAGGATCCGGCGGTGCTGGAAACCGCATGGAATTTCACGCCGTCGGTCTCAGTGGGCGACACCGTTCAGCCGGGGCAGGTGCTCGGGACCGTGCCGGAAGCGGGCACCATCGAGTTCCGGGTCCTGGTGCCGCCGAACATCAGCGGGGAGGTGCAGTGGCTCGCCGATGGCCCCGTCCGTCCCCTCGATCCGGTGGCCCATGTGGGCGGAACCGATGTGCCGCTGGCGCAGCAGTGGCCGGTCCACCGTCCGCGGCCGTTCGGCGAGCGCCTGACCGACGTCGTTCCCCTGCAGACCGGTCAACGGGTGCTGGATCTGCTCTTCCCCGTTCCCCGCGGCGCGGCAGCCGCGGTGCCCGGCGGCTTCGGCACCGGCAAGACGCTGACCCTGCAGCAGATCGCCAAATGGTCCGACGCGGACGTGATCGTCTATGTCGGCTGCGGCGAGCGCGGCAATGAGATGGCCGACGTGCTGGACGGGCTCAGCGGCCTCGACGACCCCCGGACCGGCGGCAAGCTACTGGACCGCACCGTGATCATCGCCAATACCTCCAACATGCCCATGATGGCCCGGGAGGCGTCCATCGCCACCGGTGTCACCGTGGCGGAGTTCTTCCGCGACATGGGGTACGACGCCGTCGTCATTGCCGACTCCACCTCCCGCTGGGCCGAAGCGCTGCGCGAGTTTGCCAACCGCAACGGCGACCTCCCCGCTGAGGAGGGCTATCCGGCGTCCCTGGCCAGTGAGCTGGCGGCTTTCTACGAACGGGCGTCGCTGGTCCGCACCTTGGGCGGGGCGACGGCGTCGGTCACCGTGATCGGGGCTGTCTCCCCTCCCGGCGGCGACATGAGTGAACCGGTCACCACTGACACCCAGCGCTTTGTGCGCACCCTCTGGACGCTGGACCGGGATCTGGCCTATTCCCGGCACTACCCTGCGGTCAGCTGGCGCGGTTCCTTCTCCCGGGACGCCGACGCGCTCGGCCGGTGGCACGCCGGACACGGGGATCCGCTCTGGGCGCAGCGCCGTGCCTCTGCCTCCCTGCTGCTCTCCGAAGCGGACCGGCTCACCGCACTGGCCGAGATCATCGGCACTGCGTCCCTGCCGGGACATGAGCAGATGGTGCTGCTGGGCGGGCGGCTGGTGCGCGACGGCGTGCTGCTGCAGAACGCACTGAGCCCCAATGACGGGTACAGCTCGGCGGAAAAGGGTTCGGCCCTGCTGCAGATCGTGCTCGACGTGGTGGACGTGTGCCAGGCGCTGGTGGCCCGCGGGGTGCCGGCGGCCGACGTCGAACGCGTGGACTTCACCCGGATCCTGCGGCTGCGCGAGGACACCGGGCCCACCGATGCCGACGGCGTCCTGGCCCGCGGCCGCGACTTTATCCGCCAGCTGGAGCAGCTTCACGGGTCAGGGCCCGATGAGAACCACGGGGACGGCCCCGGGAACGGAGACACGCGTGAGCAGTAA
- a CDS encoding ATP synthase subunit C encodes MNPWLTGLPLVLLLAVLLTLGAVALLRHNRRTGIKALLGLNAALMAGALALFAVALNAAPATAGAGDGGAAATAVAAATEGSDSSGAALIGAAIAVAGSSIGAAIAVAYTGSAALAAMSERPEIFGRAMVVVGLAEGIAIYGLIISIILIGQA; translated from the coding sequence ATGAATCCCTGGCTTACCGGCCTTCCGCTGGTGCTCCTCCTCGCGGTCCTACTCACTCTGGGTGCAGTGGCCCTGCTCCGGCACAACAGACGCACCGGCATCAAGGCCCTGCTGGGCCTGAACGCGGCGCTGATGGCCGGCGCCCTGGCACTGTTTGCCGTGGCACTGAACGCTGCTCCCGCAACGGCCGGAGCGGGCGACGGCGGCGCTGCGGCCACCGCTGTCGCCGCGGCTACCGAGGGCAGCGACAGCAGCGGCGCAGCCCTGATCGGAGCGGCCATTGCCGTGGCCGGTTCGTCCATCGGTGCGGCCATCGCAGTGGCCTACACCGGATCGGCGGCGCTGGCAGCCATGAGCGAGCGGCCGGAGATCTTTGGCCGGGCCATGGTCGTGGTGGGCCTCGCCGAGGGCATCGCGATCTACGGGCTGATCATCTCGATCATCCTCATCGGCCAGGCATGA
- a CDS encoding V-type ATPase 116kDa subunit family protein codes for MRMERVALVAPLESRREMLTEVARSAAVELDLPYEPGTGPEEIDRAADAAVVHGSVAALVGWSPTQKLSSLQEALEPHGASAVPLKRPRGVQPPTLLTGDEPARKQTPVLSRLLVDTYTTVPYADLDPARIAGVAYVVMFGMMFGDAGQGALLVVAGLLLRFLPRLQRFRRTWLFITGAGVAAVFFGFLYGEFFGPTGVLPVLWLDPLEEPIPLLVAALVLGAVLLAGSYVLGTINRVREGGWGYALYARSGLAGALLFAAIGLVAWGLLAAEPVILVVAAVVALLALVLMFIGLFAESGGGATGGLQASVELVDSVVQLGSNLVSFTRLAAFGLTHAALMMVVWQATTALWAPDWRAVAAVVVFIIGNALTFALEGLVAGIQALRLEYYELFSRIFQDEGRRFRPWNPDTGTSTPETGTGTGTGTGTGTPSLSPAERHLP; via the coding sequence ATGCGGATGGAGCGGGTGGCCCTGGTGGCCCCGCTGGAATCCCGGCGCGAGATGCTCACCGAGGTGGCCCGAAGCGCCGCCGTCGAGCTCGACCTGCCCTACGAGCCCGGTACCGGACCGGAGGAAATCGACCGGGCGGCAGATGCCGCCGTCGTGCATGGTTCCGTCGCAGCCCTCGTGGGCTGGTCACCAACCCAGAAGCTGTCCTCGCTGCAGGAAGCGCTGGAACCCCACGGCGCGTCCGCCGTCCCGCTCAAGCGGCCGCGTGGCGTCCAGCCGCCCACGCTGCTGACCGGTGATGAGCCGGCCCGGAAGCAGACCCCGGTGCTCTCCCGTCTGCTCGTGGACACCTACACCACCGTTCCCTACGCCGATCTGGATCCGGCGCGGATCGCGGGGGTGGCCTATGTGGTCATGTTCGGCATGATGTTCGGCGACGCCGGGCAGGGTGCCCTGCTGGTGGTCGCGGGGCTGCTGCTCCGGTTCCTGCCGCGGCTGCAGCGGTTCCGCCGGACCTGGCTGTTCATTACCGGCGCCGGGGTTGCCGCAGTGTTCTTCGGGTTCCTCTACGGCGAGTTTTTCGGGCCCACCGGGGTGCTTCCGGTGCTGTGGTTGGACCCGCTGGAGGAACCGATTCCGCTGCTGGTCGCCGCACTGGTGCTGGGCGCCGTACTGCTGGCCGGATCCTATGTGCTGGGCACCATCAACCGGGTCCGCGAAGGCGGCTGGGGGTACGCCCTGTATGCCAGGTCCGGGCTGGCCGGAGCACTGCTGTTCGCGGCAATCGGCCTGGTGGCCTGGGGACTGCTGGCTGCAGAACCGGTGATCCTCGTGGTTGCCGCAGTGGTGGCACTGCTGGCGCTGGTCCTGATGTTCATCGGGCTGTTCGCCGAGTCCGGCGGCGGCGCCACCGGCGGCCTGCAGGCCAGCGTCGAACTGGTGGACAGCGTGGTGCAGCTGGGCTCCAACCTGGTCTCCTTCACCCGGCTCGCTGCCTTCGGCCTCACCCACGCCGCACTGATGATGGTCGTCTGGCAGGCCACCACGGCGTTATGGGCTCCGGATTGGCGGGCCGTAGCCGCCGTCGTCGTCTTCATCATCGGCAATGCCCTGACCTTTGCGCTGGAAGGCCTGGTCGCCGGAATCCAGGCCCTGCGGCTGGAGTACTACGAGCTGTTTTCCCGGATTTTCCAAGACGAAGGACGACGGTTCCGGCCGTGGAATCCGGACACCGGCACCTCAACACCGGAGACCGGAACCGGAACCGGCACCGGCACCGGAACCGGAACACCATCCCTCAGCCCCGCTGAAAGGCACCTCCCATGA
- a CDS encoding flavin reductase family protein gives MEHGVFPGEPVSPAELTDEAIDSYRLLSADIASGVAVVSTRLRGRDYAATVSGFLSVSYDPPTLLVSLYAESRIAEAVVESGSWALSLLSASQRGTANWLASPGSPLEGLLNQVSYGRGPATGAAIIEGCIAWFEVRTTQVTTAATHQLVVGEVVAMGRRAAPDDEADPLVHFASAYGRLA, from the coding sequence GTGGAACACGGCGTTTTCCCCGGCGAACCGGTTTCCCCCGCAGAGCTGACCGACGAGGCCATCGACAGCTACCGGCTGCTCAGCGCCGACATCGCCAGCGGGGTGGCCGTGGTGTCCACACGGCTCCGCGGACGGGACTACGCCGCGACAGTCAGTGGGTTCCTGTCGGTTTCCTACGATCCGCCGACCCTGCTGGTGAGCCTCTACGCCGAATCGCGGATCGCCGAGGCCGTGGTGGAGAGCGGCAGCTGGGCGCTGAGCCTGCTCTCCGCCAGCCAGCGCGGCACGGCCAACTGGCTGGCCAGTCCCGGATCGCCGCTCGAAGGGCTCCTCAACCAGGTCAGCTATGGCCGCGGTCCTGCCACCGGCGCTGCCATCATCGAAGGATGCATCGCCTGGTTCGAGGTCCGCACCACGCAGGTCACGACGGCGGCCACCCATCAGCTGGTGGTCGGAGAAGTTGTTGCCATGGGCCGGCGGGCAGCGCCCGACGACGAAGCAGACCCGCTGGTGCACTTCGCCTCGGCCTACGGCCGGCTCGCGTAA
- the msrB gene encoding peptide-methionine (R)-S-oxide reductase MsrB, with product MTEETTGTVPVQKTDEQWREELSPEEYQVLRKAGTERPYTGEYWDTKTAGVYQCRACGSELFTSGEKFDSHCGWPSFFAPLAEGRVRYLHDRSMGMDRIEVRCANCDSHMGHLFEGEGFDTPTDQRFCINSISVKLVPADAAGNNTADE from the coding sequence ATGACTGAAGAGACAACCGGAACCGTGCCGGTACAAAAGACCGATGAACAATGGCGCGAGGAACTGAGCCCGGAGGAATACCAGGTTCTCCGCAAGGCCGGAACCGAACGGCCCTACACCGGAGAATACTGGGACACCAAGACCGCCGGGGTGTACCAGTGCCGGGCCTGCGGCAGCGAGCTGTTCACGTCGGGTGAGAAGTTCGATTCCCACTGTGGGTGGCCCTCCTTCTTCGCGCCGCTGGCCGAGGGCAGGGTGCGCTACCTGCACGACCGCAGCATGGGCATGGACCGCATTGAGGTCCGCTGCGCCAACTGCGACTCGCACATGGGGCACCTGTTCGAGGGCGAGGGTTTTGACACCCCCACCGATCAGCGGTTCTGCATCAACTCCATCTCCGTCAAGCTGGTACCCGCTGACGCCGCCGGCAACAACACCGCCGACGAGTAA
- a CDS encoding alpha/beta hydrolase family protein: MPISIPARLSVPVPSFLDAADPAPAPGLSAPWIKWTAFGAGMGAAATAALFAATSGLGVYFARQVVTPRRTRDANLEILAVIDSEHGKQVILPANDDTTVDGTYSLYFDGGRGHARIGAIRSYVPREGTVQRDVEEVYSGDLAKALRGWWSGSIYPSPSAVGLAEEQVNVPVDGGLAPAWLVRADPDAKTWAIMVHGRGAQRTECLRALRTAQQAGLTSLVISYRNDGEAPYTSDGRYGLGLTEWHDVEAAIRYALNHGAEDVVLFGWSMGGAVSLQAADRSPLRRHIRALVLDGPVINWIEVLSHHARLNRIPVQSGRLGQWLISNPAGRALTGLASPLDLKSMDWVSRAEEIRIPTLILHSDADEFVPSGPSAELAEKNPGVVTFERFSKAGHTKEYNVDPERWEGTVLVWLNNILGRTRHPAERRSDPAEG; encoded by the coding sequence ATGCCTATCTCCATCCCCGCGCGACTGTCCGTCCCCGTACCCTCGTTCCTGGATGCCGCCGATCCGGCACCGGCCCCCGGCCTGTCCGCCCCCTGGATCAAATGGACGGCCTTCGGAGCCGGAATGGGAGCTGCCGCCACTGCGGCGCTTTTTGCCGCGACGTCGGGCCTGGGCGTCTATTTTGCCCGCCAGGTGGTCACCCCGCGCCGGACCAGGGACGCGAACCTCGAGATTCTTGCAGTCATTGATTCCGAACACGGCAAACAGGTCATTCTGCCGGCCAACGACGATACGACCGTGGACGGCACCTACAGCCTCTACTTCGACGGCGGCCGCGGCCACGCCCGGATCGGTGCCATCCGCTCCTACGTGCCGCGTGAAGGCACCGTGCAGCGCGACGTTGAAGAGGTGTACAGCGGCGACCTTGCCAAGGCCCTGCGCGGCTGGTGGAGCGGGTCCATCTACCCCTCACCGTCCGCCGTCGGCCTCGCCGAGGAACAGGTGAACGTCCCCGTCGACGGCGGTCTGGCTCCGGCGTGGCTGGTCCGCGCCGATCCCGACGCGAAGACCTGGGCGATCATGGTCCACGGCCGCGGCGCACAGCGGACCGAGTGCCTGCGTGCCCTCCGCACCGCGCAGCAGGCCGGGCTGACCAGCCTGGTGATCTCCTACCGGAACGACGGCGAAGCCCCCTATACATCCGACGGCCGGTACGGCCTGGGGCTGACGGAATGGCACGACGTCGAAGCCGCCATCCGCTATGCCCTGAACCATGGTGCCGAGGACGTGGTGCTGTTTGGCTGGTCGATGGGCGGCGCCGTCAGCCTGCAGGCCGCGGACCGTTCGCCGCTGCGCCGGCACATCCGGGCGCTGGTGCTCGACGGGCCGGTGATCAACTGGATCGAGGTGCTCAGCCATCACGCCCGCCTGAACCGTATTCCGGTGCAGTCCGGCCGGCTGGGACAGTGGCTGATTTCCAATCCGGCGGGCCGGGCGCTCACCGGACTGGCCTCGCCCCTGGACCTCAAGAGCATGGACTGGGTCTCCCGGGCCGAGGAAATCCGGATCCCGACCCTGATCCTGCACAGCGATGCCGATGAGTTCGTGCCTTCTGGTCCGTCCGCCGAACTCGCGGAGAAGAACCCCGGCGTGGTGACGTTTGAGCGGTTCTCCAAGGCCGGGCACACCAAGGAATACAACGTGGACCCGGAACGCTGGGAGGGCACCGTGCTGGTCTGGCTCAACAACATTCTGGGCCGCACCCGGCACCCGGCCGAACGCCGGTCGGATCCCGCCGAGGGTTAA
- the ybaK gene encoding Cys-tRNA(Pro) deacylase, with translation MGGRSRTAGSATPATRALDAEKIPYETLSYTHDHDAPSYGLEAADKLGLPPECVYKTLMVDLGGRLGVAMVPVAYNLDLKKFAALMGARKASMAHRAEAERRTGYVVGGISPLGQRHPSPAGIDAAAELLDTIYVSGGRRGFQIGLSPFDLIRMTHALTAPISVLKS, from the coding sequence ATGGGCGGGCGGAGCAGGACAGCGGGAAGCGCGACGCCGGCCACGCGCGCCCTGGACGCAGAGAAGATCCCGTACGAGACGCTCAGTTACACACACGACCATGACGCGCCCTCGTACGGTCTGGAGGCAGCCGACAAGCTCGGCCTGCCTCCGGAGTGCGTCTATAAAACTCTCATGGTCGATCTGGGCGGACGGCTGGGGGTTGCCATGGTTCCCGTTGCCTACAACCTGGACCTGAAGAAATTCGCGGCGCTGATGGGTGCCCGGAAAGCTTCCATGGCACATCGTGCGGAAGCGGAACGCCGCACCGGCTATGTGGTGGGCGGCATCTCGCCGCTCGGGCAGCGCCATCCCAGCCCCGCAGGCATTGATGCGGCAGCCGAGCTGCTGGACACCATCTATGTCTCCGGCGGCCGGCGGGGATTCCAGATTGGGCTGTCGCCATTCGACCTGATCCGGATGACGCACGCACTGACCGCGCCGATCTCCGTGCTGAAGAGCTAG
- a CDS encoding SufE family protein → MTTPASTTIPAQLAEIIEDFQALEEVERLELLLEFSRTLPDLPERLAEHPEQLEQVVECQSPLFLTIEVDDSPERRVQLFFSAPREAPTTRGFASVLHEGLNGLPAAEILAVPADVPDRLGLTRAITPLRMRGMSAMLGRIKRRLEQDALSNHVS, encoded by the coding sequence ATGACCACCCCTGCATCCACCACCATCCCGGCGCAGCTGGCCGAAATCATCGAGGACTTCCAGGCCCTCGAGGAAGTCGAGCGGCTTGAACTGCTGCTGGAGTTTTCGCGCACCCTGCCGGATCTGCCGGAGCGGCTGGCCGAGCATCCGGAGCAGCTGGAACAGGTCGTCGAGTGCCAGTCACCGCTGTTCCTGACGATCGAGGTGGACGACTCCCCCGAACGCCGGGTGCAGCTGTTCTTCTCGGCACCGCGGGAGGCACCGACCACACGCGGATTCGCCAGCGTGCTCCACGAGGGACTGAACGGCCTTCCGGCCGCGGAGATCCTGGCGGTACCGGCAGATGTGCCGGACCGGCTCGGACTTACCCGGGCCATCACGCCGCTGCGGATGCGCGGAATGTCGGCCATGCTTGGCCGCATCAAGCGCCGGCTCGAGCAGGATGCCCTGAGCAACCACGTGAGCTAA
- a CDS encoding sulfurtransferase has product MSLAPDTASKFAEYAHPERLVSTTWLAENLGTDGLVVLESNEDILLYETGHIPGARKIDWHTDLNDADTRDFVDGEAFAALMSRKGISRDSTVVIYGDKSNWWAAYALWVFTLFGHEDVRLLDGGRDKWIAEGRETTTDKPDVTATDYPVVERNDEPIRAYLPDVLAHLGKGPLIDVRSPAEYTGDRTHMPDYMDEGAMKGGHIPTAASVPWGKAAAEDGTFRTRPELEALYQDQAGLKAGDDVVAYCRIGERSSHTWFVLKHLLGFDSVRNYDGSWTEWGNAVRVPIVKGEAPGEAPAAR; this is encoded by the coding sequence ATGTCGCTTGCCCCTGACACCGCATCCAAGTTCGCCGAATATGCCCACCCCGAACGGCTCGTGTCCACCACGTGGCTGGCCGAGAACCTGGGAACGGACGGGCTCGTGGTCCTGGAATCCAACGAGGACATCCTGCTCTACGAAACGGGCCACATCCCGGGTGCACGGAAGATCGACTGGCATACCGACCTGAACGACGCCGATACGCGGGATTTCGTGGACGGTGAGGCTTTCGCCGCGCTCATGTCCCGCAAGGGCATTTCCCGCGACTCGACGGTGGTCATCTACGGCGACAAGAGCAACTGGTGGGCCGCCTATGCGCTCTGGGTGTTCACGCTGTTCGGCCACGAAGACGTGCGCCTGCTCGACGGCGGGCGGGACAAGTGGATCGCTGAAGGCCGCGAGACGACCACGGACAAGCCCGACGTCACCGCCACCGACTATCCCGTCGTCGAACGCAATGACGAGCCGATCCGCGCCTACCTGCCCGACGTCCTCGCGCACCTGGGCAAGGGCCCGCTGATCGATGTCCGCTCCCCCGCCGAATACACCGGCGACCGCACGCACATGCCCGATTACATGGACGAGGGTGCCATGAAGGGCGGGCACATTCCCACCGCGGCATCGGTGCCGTGGGGCAAGGCAGCCGCTGAAGACGGCACCTTCCGCACCCGGCCCGAGCTCGAGGCGCTGTACCAGGACCAGGCAGGGCTTAAGGCAGGGGACGACGTCGTTGCCTACTGTCGGATCGGCGAACGTTCCAGCCATACTTGGTTTGTACTGAAGCACCTGCTGGGTTTTGATTCCGTGCGCAACTACGACGGTTCCTGGACCGAATGGGGCAACGCCGTCCGCGTTCCGATCGTCAAGGGCGAGGCGCCCGGGGAAGCCCCCGCAGCCCGCTAG
- the zapE gene encoding cell division protein ZapE — protein sequence MAQVEHLAERTPRVSTDELLKGFYPSPRFGSVSFDSYRPDPSQPSQAHAVSSMENFAAAVDVPEPTGLRKLFGARKPDSKAGFYLDGGFGVGKTHLLASLWHAVEGPKAFGTFVEYTNLVGALSFRKTVDALSTYKLVCIDEFELDDPGDTVLMSRLMRELADAGVKLAATSNTLPGSLGEGRFAAVDFQREIQVLADQFDVVRIDGEDYRHRGLPQSPDPVAEDELADRVAAEFSGKVVADDDFSTLINHLSTVHPSRYRQLIEGVDAVAWHNVGTITEQSVALRFVVLADRLYDKDVPILASGVPFDQLFTEEMMNGGYMKKYFRAVSRLTALAREGQTGEAA from the coding sequence GTGGCACAAGTGGAGCACCTTGCAGAGCGGACTCCCCGGGTCTCGACGGATGAACTATTGAAGGGGTTCTACCCTTCGCCCCGCTTCGGCAGCGTGTCCTTTGACAGCTACCGTCCGGATCCGTCGCAGCCCTCGCAGGCGCATGCGGTTTCCTCGATGGAAAACTTTGCTGCCGCCGTCGACGTGCCCGAACCGACCGGTCTGCGCAAGCTCTTCGGCGCCAGGAAGCCCGACTCCAAGGCGGGGTTCTATCTGGATGGTGGTTTCGGTGTCGGAAAGACCCACCTGCTGGCATCCCTCTGGCATGCGGTGGAGGGCCCCAAGGCCTTCGGCACCTTTGTCGAGTACACGAACCTCGTCGGTGCGCTGTCCTTCCGCAAGACCGTTGATGCGCTCAGCACGTACAAGCTGGTCTGCATTGACGAGTTCGAGCTCGACGATCCCGGAGACACTGTCCTGATGTCCCGCCTGATGCGGGAACTGGCCGATGCCGGCGTCAAGCTTGCTGCCACGTCCAACACCCTGCCCGGTTCCCTCGGTGAAGGCCGGTTTGCCGCCGTCGACTTCCAGCGGGAGATCCAGGTCCTGGCTGACCAGTTCGACGTTGTGCGGATCGACGGCGAGGATTACCGGCACCGCGGGCTTCCGCAGTCTCCCGACCCCGTAGCCGAGGATGAGCTCGCTGACCGTGTGGCGGCCGAATTCAGCGGCAAGGTTGTTGCGGACGATGATTTCAGCACGCTGATCAACCACCTCTCCACCGTGCACCCGAGCCGCTACCGCCAGCTGATCGAGGGTGTCGATGCCGTGGCGTGGCACAACGTTGGAACCATCACTGAGCAGTCCGTTGCCCTGCGCTTTGTGGTGCTGGCCGACCGGCTGTACGACAAGGATGTTCCGATCCTCGCCAGCGGTGTTCCGTTTGATCAGCTCTTCACGGAGGAAATGATGAACGGCGGGTACATGAAGAAGTACTTCCGCGCCGTTTCGCGACTGACCGCCCTGGCGCGCGAAGGCCAGACGGGCGAAGCAGCCTAA
- a CDS encoding antitoxin yields MSVFDGLKGKAGELKDKATELVGGNADKIKGGIDHAGKFVDQKTGGKYSDKIGNFQTKASEAVDKVDRKEGPGTGTEPGQTPPAV; encoded by the coding sequence GTGTCTGTATTTGACGGGCTCAAGGGCAAGGCCGGCGAGCTGAAGGACAAGGCTACTGAGCTTGTGGGCGGAAACGCCGACAAGATCAAGGGCGGTATCGATCACGCAGGAAAGTTCGTCGACCAGAAAACCGGCGGCAAGTACTCCGACAAGATCGGTAACTTCCAGACCAAGGCCTCGGAAGCGGTAGACAAGGTCGACCGCAAGGAAGGTCCCGGCACAGGAACCGAACCCGGACAGACTCCTCCGGCCGTATAG
- a CDS encoding HNH endonuclease signature motif containing protein, producing the protein MDDEREAQEARHSGTGTVELDGVVAVVRELTTRLHRGLPGRDPAELVSLASSIEDLSRLVDHLQVVTAAAMDRGRIAAEVSDSWTTPEGDIQQEYKNTADYLRHRLRISRREAWRRIRLGSTLSPATSLTGQQIEPELGVLADSAARGLLSGQAAQTVSMAMKRVQGCGTAEERAAMESALTEVAVSQDLDALNVVASAWINHVDPDGTAPSEQQKAELQGLFVRRKYRGLHRLDIFATEDQFETLMTALTPEASPRTGQCAGSVATATGDAAAAAGGTCVDLEGKERAVPPDPRSHAQKCLDGLVASCRIALASGQLPAHGGSKPQVLAIIPYEQLSERVARTAGASSGRSQGSAMLTFAGPTPARQIRRLACEADILPVVLSGDGRILDVGTAARYFPPHLRKALIARDGGCAFPGCTAPAPWCEAHHIEYYSRGGTTGTDNGVMLCGFHHHLIHGEKWRITIRKGVPWFVPPTYVDPFQTPLRNTFFHPFRRPLLSG; encoded by the coding sequence ATGGACGATGAACGGGAAGCACAGGAGGCACGGCACTCCGGGACGGGCACGGTGGAGCTCGACGGCGTCGTGGCAGTGGTCCGGGAACTCACCACCCGCCTGCACCGCGGGCTGCCCGGCCGGGACCCGGCAGAACTGGTATCGCTGGCCTCGAGCATCGAAGACCTCTCCCGGCTGGTTGACCATCTTCAGGTCGTAACCGCCGCGGCCATGGATAGAGGACGGATCGCCGCCGAAGTATCCGATTCCTGGACGACGCCGGAGGGAGACATCCAGCAGGAATACAAGAACACCGCCGACTATCTAAGGCACCGGCTGCGCATCAGCCGCCGGGAAGCCTGGCGAAGGATACGGCTTGGGTCAACCCTCTCCCCCGCCACCAGCCTGACCGGCCAGCAGATCGAGCCCGAACTGGGCGTGCTGGCTGACAGCGCAGCACGGGGACTGCTCTCCGGGCAGGCTGCACAGACAGTCAGCATGGCGATGAAGCGCGTGCAGGGGTGCGGCACTGCGGAGGAGCGGGCAGCCATGGAGTCAGCGCTAACCGAGGTAGCCGTCAGCCAGGATCTGGATGCCCTCAACGTTGTGGCCAGCGCCTGGATCAATCACGTTGATCCGGATGGGACGGCACCGTCTGAACAGCAGAAGGCCGAACTCCAGGGACTGTTTGTCCGCCGGAAATACCGCGGCCTGCACCGGCTGGACATTTTTGCCACGGAAGACCAATTCGAAACCCTCATGACCGCCCTGACTCCGGAGGCAAGCCCACGCACAGGGCAATGCGCCGGCAGCGTCGCAACAGCTACTGGTGACGCCGCCGCTGCCGCTGGAGGGACCTGCGTGGACCTCGAAGGTAAGGAACGTGCGGTCCCGCCAGATCCCAGGAGCCATGCGCAGAAGTGCTTGGATGGATTGGTTGCGTCCTGCCGGATCGCCCTTGCATCAGGCCAGCTCCCTGCCCACGGGGGATCCAAACCCCAGGTTCTCGCCATCATCCCGTACGAGCAGCTCAGTGAGCGGGTCGCGCGGACGGCTGGCGCATCCAGCGGAAGATCTCAAGGGAGCGCAATGCTCACCTTTGCCGGACCCACCCCGGCCCGCCAGATCCGGCGCCTGGCCTGCGAAGCGGACATCCTTCCCGTAGTCCTGAGTGGAGATGGCCGCATCCTCGATGTTGGCACTGCAGCCCGCTACTTCCCGCCGCACCTTCGGAAAGCCCTCATCGCCAGGGACGGCGGGTGCGCCTTCCCCGGATGCACGGCTCCTGCTCCATGGTGCGAAGCCCACCACATCGAGTATTACTCCCGCGGCGGGACTACCGGCACAGACAATGGCGTGATGCTGTGCGGATTCCACCACCATTTGATTCATGGTGAGAAGTGGCGCATCACCATTCGGAAAGGAGTCCCCTGGTTTGTTCCGCCCACCTATGTTGATCCGTTTCAGACACCATTGCGCAATACGTTCTTTCATCCGTTTCGTCGGCCGCTGCTGTCTGGTTGA